The genomic DNA GCACTTTTTGTTGGTCGATCAACGGCAGCGTGCAGCTGCGTGAATTGTCGGCCGTCAAAATGTCCTCGGGAATCGAAATGGTTAGCCCATGCGTGCCAGGTTCGGCGACATAGACTTGAAATCGTTTGGTCGCTTCTTTTCCCGGCTCGATCTTCTCAAAGACCATTGCCGGCAGGGCGGCGGTCGGTCCCGAATACAGTTGGTCGGTGCGCGGTGTCCCGACCTCCCGACCGTAACGAATCAGCTTGGCGTCCAGCGTCACATTGGTTGCGATTTCGGTGCCGTAATTGCGAACCTTCGCTTCGACCATCACCGGCACTCCGGCAACCCAAACGTCTTCGACAGGTTGCAGTTGGGTGATCGCTAGGTTCGCTGCCGGAACCGAGGCACAATCGACCATTCGGATCTCGGTCCCCGACTTGCTGAGCTCTTGTAGGCTGGCGTTGATCCGCTCGGGACTTTCCCAGTCGTGCTGCCTAAGATCGCTCAGCACGTACAACACGGTACGGTCCGACGACGTCGCTTCGGCCAAACCGGCGGCCAATTCGACCGCTTGTTCCATCCCGCCGGCGAGTGAACTGGGAGCCGTTGCCATCAACCGATCCAGGGCACGGTTTTCGGCACCGACGGTTTGGGCGCTGAGATCCGCCGCGGCATCTCCCGCTTTGGACCCCGCCCCGACAACCAATTGCGCGCGGCTGGTTCGGATCACGGTCAATTGATGCGTGCCGTCGGCGGTCGCGAGCCGTTTGCCGAGCGATTCCAAGGCGCTCAAGGCACGGCGATACGCCGATCCGCCACCGCTTTGGTCCGACATCGAAAGGCTGTCGTCCAACAGCACGATGTGATGGTTGGTTTGCCCACCTAGGGCGTCCAGCCATCCAGCGCGTCCCGCCCAACCAGCCAACATCGCCACCAACACCGCAACAACGGCGGTTCGCATCAGCAACAACAGCAACTGACGCAACCAGATCCATTTACGCTGTTTGCGATAACTGGCCAGTAGAAAATCCATCGCCGCCCATTGCCGACGTCGTTGGCGCAAGACGTTGATCAGATGGACCAGGAACGGTACCGCCAGCAACGCAAAGCCGATCGTTAACGTGGGGAACAGGAACTGCATAAGGAATGAGCGTTAAGGGGCGATGTGGGAAAAACCGAGCCACGAACGTCGTCGACCCAAGTCATCGGGGTTCATAGCGGAGGGATAGCGGTTTGCGTGCACATGTTCGGATGTGCGGTCGTGAACGATCATCCTTTTAAAGTGGGCATGTTGGCCCGAGCGCTGAGGAACTTGGCCAACACCGCATCCAACGGTTGGTTGGTGCGGACCAGTTCATATTCGATGCTCAGTCGAGCGCATGTCCGACGGGTATTGTCCAGGAAAGCGTTCATGGCTTCCAGGTAGCCTTCGCGGAGGGCGCGGGGATTGCAATTGAGGAACTGTTCGCTTTCGAGTCCTTCGAACCGCGTCGCCCCCGAAAACGGAAACTCAAGTTCCTCATCGTGAAGCGTTTGGAAGACGATCACGTCGTGGCCCCGTTTCCGCAACAGGCTGAGCGCTTTCACTAAGGACTCTCCGACCCCCAACAGGTCGCTGATCAACACAATCACGCCGCGGCGAGGGACCGATTCGGCCACTTCACGAGCGATTGCAAACAAATCGGTGGTGCTGTTTTGCGATGCGCCGTCGAGCGCGTCGAGGATCCGCGCCAATTGATACCGGCTGGTCCTTGG from Rosistilla carotiformis includes the following:
- a CDS encoding DUF58 domain-containing protein, whose protein sequence is MPDSKRFLRPEAARRVARLELKARRVVEGFLSGMHRSPYFGQSIEFLQHRQYVAGDDIRHIDWKVWGRQDRLHIKQYEEETNFRMHLLVDSSASMHYGSGSENKFEYAASIAACLAFLANRQQDATGLVTFDDKIRRNLAPRTSRYQLARILDALDGASQNSTTDLFAIAREVAESVPRRGVIVLISDLLGVGESLVKALSLLRKRGHDVIVFQTLHDEELEFPFSGATRFEGLESEQFLNCNPRALREGYLEAMNAFLDNTRRTCARLSIEYELVRTNQPLDAVLAKFLSARANMPTLKG